The following coding sequences lie in one Deltaproteobacteria bacterium genomic window:
- a CDS encoding YceI family protein, whose protein sequence is MNKKMLGTLLGLCLLLAPAWSMASTFEVAKDSNITFVAKITGSSFKGECETLTGTASLDAATQKLTALEFSLKAEDIKTGMDQRDGHMYKKYLETKEFPMVTFKAAEVV, encoded by the coding sequence ATGAATAAGAAAATGTTGGGAACTCTTTTAGGGCTGTGCCTTTTACTGGCGCCAGCTTGGTCTATGGCTTCCACGTTTGAAGTGGCCAAAGACAGCAACATTACCTTCGTTGCGAAAATTACGGGCAGTAGTTTTAAAGGCGAATGCGAAACGCTAACCGGTACAGCCTCTTTGGATGCGGCCACTCAAAAGCTTACTGCGCTTGAGTTTTCGCTCAAAGCCGAAGACATCAAAACCGGCATGGACCAGCGTGATGGTCATATGTACAAAAAGTATCTCGAAACAAAAGAGTTTCCGATGGTGACCTTCAAGGCCGCTGAAGTGGT